cacacacacacacgcggaatGACGGACCTGATGATACCCTCCATCAAATCACACCCACCTGCTTTCCAATAGAAAGTTACCAGTGGATCTATCTGAACAAACAGGATCCTTGTGTGGAATTCCCAACCTTTTTTCTGAATGAGTGGCACTTCTGGAATACATCTTTACACTGTATGAGGATTCTGTGTTGTGACTGGTTGAAGCGGATTGAAATCGATTTAAGAAAGCTACATTCCCAAAAGAAGGGGATGGGATGGGAGAGGGTCTTGGTAAACATTCCCAGCCTCATGACAAATACAGGATGTGGGATCAATACAGGATGTGGGATCATTTTCACTTCCATATCAGAAAGAGAACCTCATTCATCAATCCTATTTTTTTCTCATGAGCTCTGGATAGTTTTATAAAAGTTTTTAAATCGTTCCATATAGGCTACCAGCGGTATTGGATTTGAATTGGTGTTACATGGTTTTGTAAAAATGTGAGGGGTAGGGGTGATGTTTCTAGGTGATTCATTTACTTTGTGMTTATGATGATTTGGTCTTGTTTATAGGATTTATTCACATGAAGTGTAATTGAAATATGATGACACTTGATAATGTGTGATTGCCTCACATTGTTATGCCTTCATCAATTAGCACCTGCTCCAAAACTAGCCATGTCTCCATTATCAAAAAGCTTACCATAAAATGGCACAAAAATCCCAAAGCTTGCCAGTATGAAAATAACAGGTATCCAATTGAATGAATGCCAAYAAGTGATACATTCTAAGCCCAAATAATTCTCTAAAAAACCTTTGCACATTTCTAAACCTTCCATTTTGTTCTAATTTCTTCCAGAACGGTCCTCCAGGACCTCAAGGCAATCCCGGTCCGCCCGGGCCCTCTGGCACKCCCGGGTCCGATGGCATTGATGTGAGTATCCCCTCCGCTTCGCCCAGCGCCAACAGGTTGTCACAAAGACAGGCATTGTACCTAACGGAGCACGCTGMGGTAGTAACGCGGTTgtaccaccagagggcagcacaAAAGAGCGGCACAAAAGAGCTCTGTTTCCCACAGTGAGAGAGGTCTTTGAGTCGGGAGCTTTCCCTCCATCCCAAGAGAGGGGTTTGGGCTAATATCGCGGTAATGTGATACCTTTGAGGTATTCTCAGTCTAAGCAAAGCCAGGTTCTGAAAACATGTTGAGAATACAGAATTAGACCATGAATGGAGAAGGGAAAAAACCCTAATGTGTGAGCCTAGGCCTATATGATTCAAAAGGAATGTGATGTTACAAGGTAGGATTGTATCCAATGCAATTAGTAGGAGAGATGTTTCTCCCCCAAAGCCACATAGATATACTGTTAACGTGAATGGTTTAGGATATGTCAATGCCCTCGCTGAGTTGGARATAGAAGCTCATTCTCTTTCCAACTAATGGAAGGCTATGGCCTGGCAGGTTAATGTTTGATGGGAACATGGATCACCTCTTCTGGGTTGGAACTTGGAATGGAAAGGGCTCCAGGGTCATACATTTATCTACTATGATATGTGATGTCACCAAAGGGTGGGCCGGAATGGGAGTGCTGTGAAACCCAATTCTGGCCAACAGTAGCTGGCTGCATATCATTCCAAAAAAGTTGTTCACTCCCCCGTGCCCTTGTTCACTCTCCCGTTGCAGACTTGAGTGGGTTAGGTGTCAGCAATAGCTTCACCTAGTTTCCACTATATTTACCTACCTAGTCCTATCATGATTGGAAAGTTCCCTAACTCCACCTTGAGGGCGGAGTAACCATGAGCTGTCAGTCATGGCTGGattttaaaataaacattttcacccatcctcctctccacgTGTGACAAACTGACCCTTGCAGATATGTGGGGAACACTGGATTGGTGAATACGCAAAAGGTTGATGACACTACCTAGGATGCaactcaatagtctaaagtggcttcctctccttgtctcctctccttacaTGATCTGTCTTATCCCTGACTTGAAACATGGATGAAATATGATGGACATGGATGAAACATGAAATATGGAGGATGCCTACTAGGAATTTGATTTCACTTGTCCAGAACTTAAAGTAAAAGTTTGTTCTGATTGAGGAAAGGAGATTAGGTAAGGAAGTAACTCTGGAATATTGAGATGCAGCCATAGCCTTCTGGTAGGGTCAGTGGAGGTTCCACCAATCCCTCCAGATCAACAATGGGCTGTCATCAAGGattctattcaatctgtatcgctgaagaaatgtaaaggtaattgagccaacatatgcagcGSTTACTGTGAATGCAGTGgcataggtagcctagtggttggagtgtTGGGTCATTAACCGCAAGGTTACTAGATCAAATCCcttagctgacaaggtagaaGTCTGTTGTAATTGACTTAAATAAAAAATGCAGGAACATTTCCTTTAAATTTCATTCACCCTGTAARGCTGAACTTCcacgatacagattgaatagagtccAAAGACTTCAACATCTTCTACATAAACTGATTTTCATTCATCAATTTCTGAAAGTAGCAAACATACAACATATGTATGAACAAACTGTTAACATKATGTCTCTCATTTTGGTTCCTCTCTCTTCACAGGGGGAAAAAGGACCTCCTGGACCTCCTGGCCCACTAGTAAGTTACTGTGTATGCATGTTCAAGGGTGTTCATGCACCTTACTCAATATGACAACATCTCtgatgtgtgtgtatacctgACCATGGCTGTGTCTCTGTTTATAGGGGTTGAAGGGGGACCCAGGTGAGCCTGGTCCAGATGGACCTCCCGGAGAGAACGGCATCGACGTAAGTCTTCTATCTATTAGATgcggagtgtgtgagagagagttacAAAAAAGAGAATTGAAAAAGGATGAGTTTGTGAGagaacggaagagagagagagagagagagagagagagagaaagagaaagagagagagagagagagaggagagagagagagagaagagagagaagaagaagaaagagagaagcaagagagaacagTGGGTTGTTGTTTTCAAACAAAATcagaattttatttgtcacatacacatggctagcagatgttaatgcgagtgtagcaaaatgcttgtgcttctagttccgaacatgcagtgagtgtgtttgtgagtgtgtttgtgtgtgtgtttgtgtgtgtgtgtttgagtgtgtttggAGAAACCTCCAGgaaagaaaagcattgatgtAAATCCTGATGCATTAATATATTTTAAACTAGCTAGACTGAGCTTCATGTTGTAATGAATGAAAGTGGCTGTTTTGAGGAAACTGCTTCGCTCTAACCAAGGGACTAGGAAGTCAATCTGCTCGTCCCACAGTCACACGCTGAGAGACATTCCACAGGGATTTGTTTCCCTYCTGATTACCTGGACGTGTCAAATCCAATCAGACCACTGTTCCACTGTTWTAATGGGAATTTAGGTCTCACGCAGCAATCCCTACCTGCACTWGTTGTATCAGACTCATTTCAAATGAATATTTTTGTTTCTTCTTTACccttgatctctctctccatcactccgtCTCTACAGGGTTTGATGGGACCAAAGGGAGACGGCGGCCCTATCGGGAACCCTGGACCTAAAGTAAGATGGCGCATCTCAATAGTCCAAAGCAATGATTCTCAAATTTGGGTCACGGCTCGGTAGTTTCTGAGtaaaatgatttttattttaatgaaaaaAGACTCCAGTCTTAACTTAAACAACTTAAACCAGTTAGAAAGCATGTAGAAAATATAAGAACCtacatttcattttaaaatgattttatctCTGAACATTTTTCTCGGCCAATCATAGTAATTTTCAANNNNNNNNNNNNNNNNNNNNNNNNNNNNNNNNNNNNNNNNNNNNNNNNNNNNNNNNNNNNNNNNNNNNNNNNNNNNNNNNNNNNNNNNNNNNNNNNNNNNNNNNNNNNNNNNNNNNNNNNNNNNNNNNNNNNNNNNNNNNNNNNNNNNNNNNNNNNNNNNNNNNNNNNNNNNNNNNNNNNNNNNNNNNNNNNNNNNNNNNNNNNNNNNNNNNNNNNNNNNNNNNNNNNNNNNNNNNNNNNNNNNNNNNNNNNNNNNNNNNNNNNNNNNNNNNNNNNNNNNNNNNNNNNNNNNNNNNNNNNNNNNNNNNNNNNNNNNNNNNNNNNNNNNNNNNNNNNNNNNNNNNNNNNNNNNNNNNNNNNNNNNNNNNNNNNNNNNNNNNNNNNNNNNNNNNNNNNNNNNNNNNNNNNNNNNNNNNNNNNNNNNNNNNNNNNNNNNNNNNNNNNNNNNNNNNNNNNNNNNNNNNNNNNNNNNNNNNNNNNNNNNNNNNNNNNNNNNNNNNNNNNNNNNNNNNNNNNNNNNNNNNNNNNNNNNNNNNNNNNNNNNNNNNNNNNNNNNNNNNNNNNNNNNNNNNNNNNNNNNNNNNNNNNNNNNNNNNNNNNNNNNNNNNNNNNNNNNNNNNNNNNNNNNNNNNNNNNNNNNNNNNACCAATGCGCAGCCCCGTGCTATGCCCGGGTGTGTCtgtccataatatattttaatagagAAACAACAACGAACACAGAAACGAAAACAATAAACGACACGTGAAATACAAACCCAAATAACAGTTACCGTtgggacaaacactgacacggaaaatacCCACACACAAAACCTGAAAGtggtgaaaacaggctacctaagtatagtaATGACTTCCACAAgtcagagacaacagagagaccaGACTTGCCTACTGAAAGAAAAATAGAGCAATACCAGATAGCCAAACAcaatagcaaaaaaaaaatacaaaaacatatagAAGAAaacgaaaaacaaaaaaaaagaataaccCACCCCAAACAGCCAAAATACACCTAAAGAACTAAACACCCACACATAACAGCACAttcaccacacacaacccacgaTCACCTCCTAACGACCGCCCCGCGTCGCACCGTGAGCAACCTCTCCTTTACCAACATTCTTGACACAACGAATCATGGAGCCAATATGTAGTTTATTGACCAATTAATAAAAGGTAGGAATGGTGTTCCCTTGTCACTATAATTGCTAATTTACGATTCAATAGAGCCAATTCAAAAATTTGTTTTCCGAGACTTGCATTTAGGTGTAAGAAAATTTGAAATTGAGAAGCGACTATTGTTGGTCTGCACAGACTAGACTGGTTCAATTTGGGTCAcgaggcaaaaccagttgaggCCCACTGGTCTAAAGTGCCTTCCTTCTTTTCCTCACTTCTTTTCCGAATCCTCTCTTTGCTCTGCTCTGGTTGATTGAAAACCTACCAGAAATGAACTGGAATGACATCTAGACTACTAGCctaggtgccagtctgtttcagcACTCAACAACACTACCATTGTGTTACCAAAGCAGAAACAGGCTCTCAACCAGGCTATGTCAGGTCATAGTAAWCAGCCAATGGGAATCTACATTGGATGTCTGTAGTGAACTGTGACAGAATAAACcctcatgttgttgttgttg
This is a stretch of genomic DNA from Salvelinus sp. IW2-2015 unplaced genomic scaffold, ASM291031v2 Un_scaffold1402, whole genome shotgun sequence. It encodes these proteins:
- the LOC112070717 gene encoding collagen alpha-2(IX) chain-like; the protein is MSGLSAVLKSWVILQTLCLALAQVNGPPGPQGNPGPPGPSGTPGSDGIDGEKGPPGPPGPLGLKGDPGEPGPDGPPGENGIDGLMGPKGDGGPIGNPGPKGQPGPGGEPGPTGPGLPGLAVSQYLLIIKN